A window from Deltaproteobacteria bacterium encodes these proteins:
- a CDS encoding thioesterase family protein, with protein MSGAPNERLGEWLRIAPRSGGGFEATLQDHFGEAQHGDLLARCALAVLAHDENARLASLRADWLAPLPPDEPLALRVEPLLRERTCSEVRVAGDSPLCRATAWLAPAASGVSYQDAALPSGLPDPESLPATVEYARKEGWPEAYAAGAVEYRRVSALRPDRARGESSDHVTWLKLRAPLPRAAHLEQAALVFLATYYAHWEFERRIGERFDYAALCFRTHAVRLQRALRPEGWFLLRASSRVASDGRAVGTRELFARDGALVATVTSEALVGEMR; from the coding sequence GTGAGCGGCGCGCCGAACGAGCGTCTCGGCGAGTGGCTCCGCATCGCGCCGCGCTCCGGCGGCGGGTTCGAGGCCACGCTCCAGGATCACTTCGGCGAAGCGCAGCACGGCGACCTCCTCGCGCGCTGCGCGCTGGCGGTGCTCGCGCACGACGAGAACGCGCGGCTCGCCTCGCTGCGCGCGGATTGGCTGGCGCCGCTTCCGCCTGACGAGCCGCTCGCGCTCCGCGTCGAGCCCCTGCTCCGCGAGAGAACGTGCAGCGAAGTTCGCGTTGCTGGCGACTCCCCGCTGTGCCGCGCCACCGCGTGGCTCGCTCCCGCGGCGAGTGGCGTGAGTTATCAGGACGCGGCGTTGCCTTCGGGCCTGCCCGATCCCGAGTCGCTGCCGGCCACGGTCGAGTACGCGCGCAAGGAGGGCTGGCCCGAGGCGTATGCCGCTGGCGCCGTCGAGTACCGGCGCGTCAGCGCACTGCGCCCCGATCGCGCGCGCGGTGAATCGAGCGACCACGTGACGTGGCTGAAGCTGCGCGCGCCGCTGCCGCGCGCTGCCCACCTCGAGCAGGCAGCGCTCGTATTCCTCGCCACTTACTACGCGCACTGGGAGTTCGAGCGCCGCATCGGCGAGCGATTCGACTACGCCGCGCTGTGTTTTCGCACGCACGCCGTGCGCCTCCAGCGCGCGCTGCGACCCGAGGGCTGGTTCCTCTTGCGCGCGAGCTCGCGCGTCGCCTCGGACGGGCGCGCGGTGGGAACGCGCGAGCTGTTCGCGCGCGATGGCGCGCTGGTCGCGACCGTGACGAGCGAGGCGCTCGTGGGGGAGATGCGCTGA